In one Oscillospiraceae bacterium genomic region, the following are encoded:
- the miaA gene encoding tRNA (adenosine(37)-N6)-dimethylallyltransferase MiaA: MKKLVCVAGPTGSGKTGLGIEIAKKFGGEIISADSMQIYKKLNIGTAKPTIDEMEGIPHHLIDIISPFSEFSVKEFVDIANEKIDEILARGNLPIVVGGTGLFISSLIDNVKFSEGETDNKLREELRLIAEKNGPEYLHNMLKEIDYDSYLRLHPNNIKRVIRAIEIYKTTGITMTEQIKNSKNVPPSFDLKYFGLNADRQYIYERINKRVDVMVEKGLFSEVENLYKEGLNLSYKSMQAIGYKEIIMYLEGKLEKKEAIDLIKQESRRYAKRQLTWFRRDERIKWIDILKYDTPLKQLEYIKEDL; this comes from the coding sequence ATGAAAAAACTTGTTTGCGTTGCAGGACCTACAGGTTCAGGAAAAACCGGACTTGGAATAGAGATTGCAAAAAAATTCGGCGGTGAAATTATTTCTGCCGATTCAATGCAGATTTATAAAAAATTAAATATAGGAACTGCTAAACCTACTATAGATGAAATGGAGGGCATACCCCATCATTTAATAGACATTATTTCGCCATTTTCCGAATTTTCGGTAAAAGAGTTTGTTGACATTGCAAATGAAAAGATTGACGAGATTTTGGCAAGGGGAAACTTACCGATAGTTGTAGGAGGGACAGGTCTTTTTATATCCTCTTTGATTGACAATGTAAAGTTTTCAGAGGGTGAAACAGATAATAAGTTAAGAGAAGAGTTAAGATTGATTGCAGAAAAAAACGGTCCTGAGTATCTTCATAATATGTTAAAAGAAATTGACTATGATTCATACTTAAGACTTCATCCTAACAATATTAAAAGAGTAATAAGAGCCATAGAAATATATAAAACTACAGGCATAACCATGACTGAGCAAATTAAAAATTCAAAGAATGTACCGCCTTCTTTTGATTTAAAGTATTTCGGACTAAATGCAGACAGGCAGTACATTTATGAGAGAATAAACAAGCGCGTTGACGTTATGGTTGAAAAAGGACTTTTTTCTGAGGTGGAAAATTTATATAAAGAGGGGCTTAATCTTTCGTACAAATCAATGCAGGCTATAGGCTATAAAGAAATTATAATGTACTTAGAGGGAAAACTCGAAAAGAAAGAAGCCATAGACCTTATAAAACAGGAATCAAGACGATATGCAAAAAGGCAACTTACATGGTTTCGACGTGATGAAAGAATTAAATGGATAGATATTTTAAAATATGATACTCCACTTAAGCAACTTGAATATATAAAGGAGGATTTATGA
- a CDS encoding YggS family pyridoxal phosphate-dependent enzyme, producing the protein MIEENVKRIKEEIFETSIKYGRNYSDIEIVGVTKTVEPERILPIKNAGITHIGENRVQEYLYKYDFYKENNFKQSIIGHLQTNKVKYIIDKVDLIQSVDSMRLAQEISKQAKKHNKTMDILLEINIANEESKSGISFNEVYEFASMISELDNIIVKGIMAIPPIFENEVTTRGYFEKLYKIYIDIKSKKIDNIYMDILSMGMSKDYLYAIMEGSNMVRIGTGIFGKRL; encoded by the coding sequence TTGATAGAGGAAAATGTTAAAAGAATTAAGGAAGAAATATTTGAAACCTCAATAAAATACGGGAGAAATTATTCGGATATAGAAATAGTAGGAGTAACAAAAACCGTTGAACCTGAAAGAATTTTACCGATAAAGAATGCGGGAATTACTCATATAGGGGAAAACAGAGTTCAGGAATATCTTTACAAATACGATTTTTATAAAGAAAATAATTTCAAACAAAGTATAATAGGCCATCTTCAGACCAACAAAGTCAAATATATAATTGATAAGGTCGATCTTATTCAGTCGGTTGACAGTATGAGGTTAGCACAGGAAATTTCAAAGCAGGCAAAAAAGCATAATAAAACTATGGATATTCTTCTTGAAATAAATATTGCAAATGAAGAGTCAAAGTCAGGTATTTCATTTAATGAAGTTTATGAATTTGCAAGTATGATAAGTGAACTTGACAACATTATAGTAAAAGGTATTATGGCAATTCCGCCGATTTTTGAAAACGAAGTCACAACAAGAGGATATTTTGAAAAATTATATAAAATATATATTGACATTAAGAGTAAAAAAATAGATAATATATATATGGATATTTTGTCTATGGGAATGTCTAAAGACTATCTTTACGCCATAATGGAGGGGTCCAATATGGTAAGAATCGGGACAGGCATATTTGGAAAAAGGTTATAA
- a CDS encoding cell division protein SepF, with the protein MGNFFKKTMEFIGLSDEEENIEVEPINEIEPEKEKKNDSFSVNPRKNKVVNIHTTTQLKVVVYTPNSFDNAREIADHLKAKKPVVINLENVETAVARRIIDFLTGAVYAVDGSIQKIADRIFLIAPYNVGIMGGDVKDELMRNKIVFPYSSN; encoded by the coding sequence ATGGGAAACTTTTTTAAGAAAACAATGGAGTTTATCGGTCTTTCTGACGAAGAAGAAAACATTGAAGTTGAACCTATAAATGAAATTGAACCGGAAAAGGAAAAGAAGAACGATTCATTTTCAGTTAATCCGAGAAAAAATAAGGTTGTAAATATTCACACAACAACACAACTTAAAGTTGTTGTTTATACACCTAATTCTTTTGATAATGCAAGAGAAATTGCAGATCACTTAAAAGCGAAAAAACCTGTTGTTATAAATTTAGAAAATGTTGAAACAGCAGTTGCAAGAAGAATTATAGATTTCTTAACAGGTGCAGTTTATGCAGTTGACGGAAGTATCCAGAAAATTGCTGACAGAATTTTCTTAATAGCACCATACAATGTCGGTATTATGGGCGGGGACGTTAAAGATGAACTTATGAGAAATAAGATTGTTTTCCCATATAGCAGTAACTAA
- a CDS encoding DivIVA domain-containing protein — MITPIDIQNKEFKSGAFGYKKNEVDEFLSIVGSEFDALYKQNIALNDKINMLSEAIKEYKSMETALQSTIATAQNVAKELESTARLKAETLVKEAENKAADIIINAKKEVSDIIERHENLKQQYDIYKLKIKNTVSEQLNMLEEI; from the coding sequence ATGATTACACCGATAGATATACAAAACAAAGAATTTAAGTCAGGTGCATTCGGTTATAAGAAGAATGAGGTTGATGAATTTTTAAGTATCGTAGGAAGCGAATTTGATGCTCTATACAAGCAAAATATTGCGCTTAACGATAAAATCAATATGTTAAGTGAAGCAATCAAAGAGTATAAGTCAATGGAAACTGCTCTGCAAAGCACTATTGCCACTGCTCAGAATGTTGCAAAGGAACTTGAGTCAACTGCCCGCCTTAAAGCAGAAACTCTTGTCAAGGAAGCAGAAAACAAGGCGGCAGATATTATAATAAATGCAAAAAAAGAAGTGAGCGATATTATAGAACGTCACGAAAATTTAAAACAGCAATATGATATATATAAATTAAAAATAAAAAATACAGTTTCCGAGCAACTTAATATGCTTGAGGAAATATAG
- the ileS gene encoding isoleucine--tRNA ligase, whose protein sequence is MEKDYSLTLNLPETEFPMRGNLPKREPEFLEEMNKKDLYNKLMEKNEGKPLFVLHDGPPFANGDIHTGHALNKILKDIVIKHKAMTGYKTPFIPGWDTHGLPIETQAIKKMGVNRFEAGPVKFREVCKDFAESYINNHIEQFKRLGVIGDFEHPYITYQPEFEAKQIEVFGEIAKKGIIYKGLKPVYWCPDCQTALAEAEIEYQEDKTYSIYVKFKVSEDANDVLKGIDLSDTFFVIWTTTTWTLPGNVAICLNKDFDYAVCKTEKGNLIVAKDMAETVFSTIGIENYEIIATFKGSELEGIWCEHPFLNRKSLIINGDHVTLEAGTGCVHTAPGFGMDDFLVCQNYKELPIIVSADDKGAMTDEAGEFAGLSYQDANKAIAIKLDETGYLLKSVKISHQYPHCWRCKNPIIFRATEQWFASIDAFKEKAIDAIRNVKWVPSWGEERIAGMVQDRADWCISRQRTWGVPIPIFYCEECNKPIINEKTIDAIVELFKAEGSNAWYSLDQDAFLKGLGVKCECGCEKFKKETDIMDVWFDSGSSHASVIGEREGLDVSDMYLEGNDQYRGWFQSSLLTAVATKGIAPYKTVLTHGMVVDGEGKKMSKSLGNGIDPIKDICEKMGADILRLWVTSSDYKADIRISQDILKQISEIYRKIRNTARYILGNIHDFDPSSDMVDFKDMLEIDKYALVKLNSITEKALKAYEDYEYHILYHTIHNFCVVDMSNFYLDIIKDRLYTEKKDSFKRRSAQSAMYIVLDSLVKLLAPVLAFTTEEIWASMPHTKEDDTYSVLFNDMPKFKEELNDKDLLNKWERISKIKDAVAKGLELARGEKIIGHSLGASVTLYADGELYEFLKSIESDLETILIVSNVELKGLSDALDAVSSEDIEGLKIKVSSAEGEKCERCWMIKKSVGENDEHPTLCARCADALK, encoded by the coding sequence ATGGAAAAAGATTACTCACTAACTTTAAATCTTCCCGAAACTGAGTTTCCTATGAGAGGTAACTTACCAAAAAGAGAACCTGAGTTTTTGGAAGAAATGAATAAAAAAGACCTTTATAATAAGTTAATGGAAAAAAATGAAGGCAAACCTTTATTTGTTCTTCATGACGGTCCTCCTTTTGCAAATGGAGATATCCATACAGGTCACGCACTTAACAAAATTTTAAAGGATATTGTCATCAAGCACAAAGCGATGACAGGTTATAAAACACCTTTTATTCCCGGTTGGGATACTCATGGGCTTCCAATCGAAACTCAGGCAATCAAAAAAATGGGTGTAAACCGTTTTGAAGCAGGACCTGTTAAATTCAGAGAAGTATGTAAAGACTTTGCTGAAAGTTATATAAATAATCATATAGAACAGTTTAAAAGACTTGGAGTAATAGGTGACTTTGAGCATCCTTATATTACTTATCAGCCTGAATTTGAAGCAAAACAAATCGAAGTATTTGGCGAAATTGCAAAAAAAGGAATTATCTATAAAGGTTTAAAACCTGTTTACTGGTGCCCTGACTGTCAGACTGCTTTGGCAGAAGCGGAAATTGAATATCAGGAAGATAAAACATACTCAATTTATGTTAAATTCAAAGTAAGTGAAGATGCTAATGATGTATTAAAAGGAATTGACTTATCCGATACATTCTTTGTAATATGGACAACTACTACATGGACTTTGCCAGGTAACGTTGCTATATGCTTAAATAAAGATTTTGATTATGCAGTTTGCAAAACAGAAAAAGGTAATTTAATTGTTGCCAAAGATATGGCAGAAACCGTATTTTCTACAATTGGTATAGAAAATTATGAAATTATTGCAACCTTTAAGGGAAGTGAATTAGAAGGAATATGGTGTGAACATCCGTTCCTTAATAGAAAATCGCTTATTATAAACGGCGACCATGTAACATTAGAGGCAGGTACAGGCTGTGTTCATACTGCTCCCGGATTTGGTATGGATGACTTTTTGGTATGCCAGAATTATAAAGAACTCCCTATTATAGTTTCTGCTGATGATAAAGGCGCTATGACAGATGAAGCAGGGGAATTTGCAGGACTGTCTTATCAGGATGCAAATAAAGCTATTGCTATTAAATTAGATGAAACAGGTTATCTTCTTAAGAGTGTTAAAATAAGCCATCAGTATCCTCACTGCTGGAGATGTAAAAACCCTATCATATTCAGAGCAACTGAACAATGGTTTGCTTCAATTGACGCATTTAAAGAAAAGGCAATTGATGCAATAAGAAATGTTAAATGGGTTCCTTCGTGGGGAGAAGAAAGAATTGCAGGAATGGTTCAGGACAGAGCCGACTGGTGTATTTCCCGTCAGAGAACATGGGGTGTTCCTATTCCTATTTTCTATTGTGAAGAATGTAATAAACCTATTATAAATGAAAAAACAATTGATGCTATAGTTGAATTGTTTAAGGCTGAAGGTTCAAATGCATGGTATTCACTTGATCAGGACGCGTTCTTAAAAGGCTTAGGCGTTAAATGTGAATGTGGATGCGAAAAATTCAAAAAAGAAACCGATATAATGGACGTTTGGTTTGATTCAGGTTCTTCTCACGCATCTGTTATTGGAGAGAGAGAAGGTTTAGATGTATCCGATATGTATTTAGAGGGTAATGACCAGTACAGAGGATGGTTCCAGTCTTCACTTCTTACTGCTGTTGCAACAAAAGGAATTGCACCTTATAAAACAGTTTTGACTCACGGTATGGTTGTTGACGGAGAAGGCAAAAAAATGTCTAAGTCACTTGGCAACGGTATTGACCCGATTAAAGATATCTGCGAAAAAATGGGTGCTGATATTTTAAGACTTTGGGTAACATCTTCTGACTATAAAGCGGATATAAGAATATCTCAGGATATCTTAAAGCAGATTTCTGAAATATACAGAAAGATAAGAAATACTGCAAGATATATCTTAGGTAATATTCACGATTTTGATCCTTCCAGCGATATGGTTGACTTTAAAGATATGTTGGAGATTGATAAATATGCTTTGGTTAAGTTGAACAGTATTACTGAAAAAGCACTTAAAGCGTATGAAGATTATGAATATCATATTTTATATCATACAATTCATAATTTCTGTGTTGTTGATATGTCAAACTTCTATCTTGATATTATTAAAGACAGACTTTATACAGAAAAGAAAGATTCGTTTAAAAGAAGAAGTGCACAGTCTGCTATGTATATAGTGCTTGACTCTCTTGTTAAACTTCTTGCACCTGTTTTGGCATTTACAACTGAAGAAATCTGGGCATCAATGCCTCACACTAAGGAAGATGATACTTACAGTGTACTCTTTAACGATATGCCAAAATTTAAGGAAGAATTAAATGACAAAGATCTTTTAAATAAATGGGAAAGAATTTCAAAAATTAAAGATGCAGTTGCAAAAGGATTGGAACTTGCAAGAGGCGAAAAAATTATCGGTCACTCACTTGGTGCGAGTGTAACATTATATGCAGACGGAGAACTTTACGAATTCCTAAAATCAATCGAAAGTGATTTAGAAACAATTCTTATTGTTTCCAATGTGGAATTAAAAGGTCTTTCGGATGCTTTGGATGCCGTAAGTTCGGAAGACATAGAAGGTTTAAAAATCAAAGTGTCTTCAGCAGAAGGAGAAAAATGCGAAAGATGCTGGATGATTAAAAAATCAGTCGGAGAAAATGACGAACATCCTACACTTTGTGCAAGATGTGCAGACGCTCTAAAATAA
- the lspA gene encoding signal peptidase II yields MLYFIIISLILVFDIFTKYLSSFYFKVSEIEVIKNILYFTYVENRGAAFGIMQNKQWFFILITLILIIAMILYILKVKPQDILLKLSLSFIIGGGIGNLIDRVFKGYVVDFIDLRIINYPVFNIADCFVVIGAVLLCVYILFSKEK; encoded by the coding sequence ATGTTATATTTTATAATTATATCTTTAATTTTAGTTTTTGATATTTTTACAAAATATCTCTCATCTTTTTATTTTAAAGTATCGGAAATTGAGGTTATAAAAAACATTCTTTATTTTACTTATGTGGAAAACAGAGGCGCTGCCTTTGGTATAATGCAAAACAAACAATGGTTTTTTATTTTAATAACTTTGATTTTAATTATTGCTATGATACTCTATATTTTAAAGGTAAAACCTCAGGATATACTCTTGAAACTGTCCCTTTCATTTATTATAGGAGGGGGAATAGGCAATCTTATTGACCGTGTCTTTAAAGGGTATGTTGTTGATTTTATTGATTTAAGAATTATAAACTATCCGGTTTTTAATATTGCTGACTGCTTTGTTGTAATAGGTGCAGTGTTGCTGTGTGTATATATATTATTTTCAAAGGAGAAATAA
- a CDS encoding RluA family pseudouridine synthase has protein sequence MNKIIINVADNENLRIDKYISNLYSEYTRNNIQNLIDNGAVTVNLKTVKSNYKVRMGDEITVEIPEPKELDIKAENIPLDIVYEDSDILVINKPKGMVVHPACGNYEGTLVNALLGYCKDSLSEINGIIRPGIVHRIDKDTSGLLLVAKNNRAHLSLAEQIKEHSAKREYLALVIGEVKEDGTVNLPIGRCEKDRKKMAVTYKNSKEAVTHYFVKERYEGYTLLECKLETGRTHQIRVHLSHIGKPILGDNVYGPKKQKIIINGQMLHAHRIEFTHPTSGKAMSFTAPLPKYFLEILEKLSKKV, from the coding sequence TTGAATAAAATAATTATAAATGTAGCAGATAATGAAAACTTAAGAATTGATAAGTATATTTCCAATCTTTACAGTGAATATACAAGGAATAACATCCAGAATTTAATTGATAATGGTGCTGTAACTGTTAATTTAAAAACAGTAAAATCAAATTATAAAGTCCGTATGGGTGACGAAATAACAGTTGAAATCCCCGAGCCTAAAGAACTTGATATAAAGGCAGAGAATATTCCTCTTGATATTGTATATGAAGATAGTGATATACTTGTAATAAATAAACCAAAAGGAATGGTAGTTCATCCTGCCTGCGGAAACTATGAGGGAACACTTGTAAATGCACTTTTGGGTTATTGTAAAGATTCGTTATCTGAAATAAACGGCATAATACGTCCGGGAATTGTTCACAGAATAGATAAAGACACAAGCGGACTTTTACTTGTTGCAAAAAATAACCGTGCCCATCTTTCCTTAGCAGAACAAATAAAAGAACATTCTGCCAAAAGAGAATATCTTGCACTTGTAATAGGCGAGGTAAAAGAAGACGGAACTGTCAATTTGCCTATAGGAAGATGTGAAAAGGACCGTAAAAAAATGGCAGTTACCTATAAAAATTCCAAAGAAGCAGTAACCCATTATTTTGTAAAAGAAAGATACGAAGGGTATACACTGCTTGAATGTAAACTTGAAACGGGCAGAACTCATCAGATAAGAGTTCACCTGTCCCATATAGGGAAACCAATACTTGGCGATAATGTTTATGGCCCTAAAAAGCAAAAAATAATAATTAACGGGCAAATGCTCCATGCACACAGGATAGAATTTACTCATCCAACGAGTGGCAAGGCGATGTCCTTTACAGCACCGCTACCCAAATATTTTTTGGAAATTTTAGAAAAATTATCGAAAAAAGTATAG
- the pyrR gene encoding bifunctional pyr operon transcriptional regulator/uracil phosphoribosyltransferase PyrR, whose product MEKLILDSDGIKRAATRISYEIIEKNKGAKDICLIGIQRRGVSLAKMVRDNIKKNEGIDVELGILDITFYRDDLSVLDEHPVLNGTDIPFSVYDKKIILVDDVLYTGRTCRAAIDAIMDLGRPKIIKLAVLIDRGHRELPIHADYVGKNLPTSKKEVVHVKMNEYDGEDKVILEQ is encoded by the coding sequence ATGGAAAAACTTATTTTGGATAGTGATGGTATAAAAAGGGCGGCTACAAGAATTTCTTATGAAATAATTGAAAAAAATAAGGGTGCGAAGGATATATGCCTTATAGGTATCCAAAGACGTGGTGTATCATTGGCTAAAATGGTAAGAGATAATATAAAAAAGAACGAGGGAATAGATGTTGAACTTGGAATTTTAGACATTACTTTTTACCGTGATGACCTTAGTGTTCTTGATGAGCATCCCGTTCTTAACGGAACAGATATTCCATTTTCAGTTTATGATAAGAAAATAATTCTTGTCGATGATGTTTTATATACAGGCAGGACATGCCGTGCCGCAATAGATGCAATAATGGATTTAGGAAGGCCTAAAATTATTAAGCTTGCTGTTCTTATTGACAGGGGGCACAGGGAACTTCCTATTCATGCAGACTATGTGGGGAAAAATCTTCCTACCTCAAAAAAAGAAGTTGTTCATGTTAAGATGAATGAATATGACGGGGAAGATAAAGTTATTTTAGAGCAGTAA
- a CDS encoding uracil-xanthine permease, translating to MSQKLNDGIYDVRELGLGKTIVLGFQHLFAMFGATVLVPLLTGLDVATTLLMAGLGTLFFHLVTKGEVPAFLGSSFAFLGGYGAIAPIAGANGMTNAQLLPYACIGVACAGLVYLVLSGLIKLVGINKVMKFFPPVVTGPIIISIGLGLAGSAVNNCTQNWLLAIIALTIIIVFNIWGKGMAKIIPILLGVLGSCFVAAVLALLWGETIDVNGASYIALCGNPSLILFDVGALNNFLNASWIGFPIKWQGTIFGGVDWTNTSLIVSSIIAIIPISLATMMEHIGDISAISSTVGKNFIAKPGLHRTLIGDGIATSLASLFGGPANTTYGENTGVLVLSKVYDPKVIRIAALFAIVLSFSPKFAALVSLIPTAVIGGISFILYGMISAVGVRNIVENKVDFTKSRNLIIAAIILVSALGLGSAATFTIGAVTISLSALAVASILGIVLNIVLPGNDYVFDKEDK from the coding sequence ATGTCACAAAAATTAAACGATGGCATCTATGATGTCAGAGAACTTGGGCTTGGTAAAACAATTGTATTAGGTTTCCAGCACTTGTTTGCAATGTTCGGAGCAACTGTTTTAGTACCGCTTTTAACAGGTCTTGATGTTGCTACAACTTTACTTATGGCAGGTCTTGGTACATTGTTCTTCCACCTTGTTACAAAAGGTGAAGTTCCTGCATTCTTAGGTTCTTCATTTGCATTCCTTGGCGGATACGGAGCAATTGCACCGATTGCAGGTGCAAACGGGATGACAAATGCTCAGCTTCTTCCATACGCTTGTATCGGTGTTGCATGTGCAGGTCTTGTTTACCTTGTACTTTCAGGGCTTATCAAACTTGTTGGTATCAACAAAGTTATGAAATTCTTCCCACCTGTTGTAACAGGTCCGATTATTATTTCTATCGGTCTTGGCTTAGCAGGAAGTGCAGTAAATAACTGTACTCAGAACTGGTTACTTGCAATTATTGCTTTGACTATTATCATTGTATTTAACATCTGGGGTAAAGGTATGGCTAAAATTATCCCTATTTTACTTGGTGTTTTAGGTTCTTGCTTTGTTGCAGCAGTTCTTGCTCTTTTATGGGGAGAAACAATAGATGTAAACGGCGCATCTTATATTGCACTTTGCGGAAATCCAAGTTTAATACTTTTTGATGTCGGAGCGCTTAATAATTTCCTTAACGCATCATGGATTGGATTCCCGATTAAATGGCAAGGAACAATTTTTGGCGGTGTTGACTGGACAAATACTTCATTAATTGTAAGTTCAATTATTGCAATTATTCCAATTTCACTTGCAACAATGATGGAACATATCGGAGATATTTCGGCAATATCTTCAACAGTTGGTAAAAACTTTATTGCAAAACCTGGTCTTCACAGAACATTAATAGGTGATGGTATTGCTACATCACTTGCATCGTTGTTCGGAGGTCCTGCTAATACAACTTACGGAGAAAATACAGGGGTTCTTGTTTTATCAAAAGTTTATGACCCTAAAGTAATAAGAATTGCAGCACTTTTTGCTATCGTTCTTTCATTCTCTCCTAAATTTGCAGCACTTGTTTCACTTATTCCTACAGCTGTAATCGGCGGTATTTCATTTATCCTATACGGAATGATTTCTGCAGTAGGTGTCAGAAACATTGTTGAAAATAAAGTTGACTTTACAAAGAGCAGAAACTTAATTATTGCTGCAATTATACTTGTATCAGCATTAGGTCTTGGCTCTGCTGCTACATTTACAATCGGTGCAGTTACAATTTCACTTTCTGCACTTGCAGTTGCATCAATATTGGGTATAGTACTTAACATAGTACTTCCCGGCAACGATTACGTATTTGATAAAGAGGACAAGTAG
- a CDS encoding aspartate carbamoyltransferase catalytic subunit — translation MKFPKDLLGIKDLDADQISEILKTAKIMKEIIVNNNKKAPHLQGKTVITLFYENSTRTRLSFELASKYLSANAANVAVASSSVAKGESLIDTARTINMMGTDALVIRHECAGAPHLVAKNVNASVINAGDGMNEHPTQALLDAYTMIEQKGKIEGLKVAICGDVLHSRVARSNIYLLNKLGAEVSLCAPTTLMPPEIEKLNVKTYTDVEKAIKGADVIMGLRIQLERQKKGLFPSIDEYSDLFGINEERLKLAKEDAIILHPGPVNRGVEITSGIYSHERSCIDTQVTNGVAVRMAVLYLLSRRSI, via the coding sequence ATGAAGTTTCCAAAGGATTTGCTTGGAATAAAAGATTTGGATGCAGACCAGATATCAGAAATTTTAAAAACTGCTAAGATAATGAAAGAAATTATTGTTAACAACAATAAAAAAGCTCCGCATCTGCAAGGTAAAACAGTAATTACTCTGTTTTATGAAAACAGTACAAGAACAAGGCTGTCCTTTGAACTTGCATCAAAATATTTAAGTGCCAATGCAGCAAATGTTGCAGTTGCTTCTTCATCTGTTGCTAAGGGTGAATCTTTAATTGATACTGCCCGTACCATAAATATGATGGGAACAGATGCCCTTGTTATAAGGCACGAGTGTGCAGGTGCGCCTCATTTAGTTGCAAAAAATGTAAATGCATCGGTAATAAATGCAGGAGACGGAATGAACGAGCATCCAACTCAGGCACTCCTTGACGCTTATACAATGATTGAACAAAAAGGAAAAATAGAAGGCTTAAAAGTTGCAATCTGCGGCGATGTACTGCACAGCAGAGTTGCAAGAAGTAATATATACTTGCTTAATAAATTAGGAGCAGAGGTTAGTTTATGTGCGCCGACAACCTTAATGCCTCCTGAAATAGAAAAACTTAATGTTAAAACATATACTGATGTAGAAAAGGCGATAAAAGGCGCAGATGTTATTATGGGACTTCGAATTCAGCTTGAAAGGCAGAAAAAAGGATTGTTCCCGTCTATTGATGAATATTCGGACCTTTTCGGTATAAACGAAGAAAGATTAAAACTTGCAAAAGAAGATGCGATAATTCTTCATCCGGGACCTGTTAACAGAGGAGTGGAAATTACATCAGGAATTTATTCACACGAACGTTCATGTATTGATACACAGGTTACAAACGGTGTTGCCGTAAGAATGGCAGTGTTATATTTACTTAGCCGTCGGAGTATCTGA